From Herbiconiux flava, one genomic window encodes:
- a CDS encoding inositol-3-phosphate synthase produces MSIKVAIAGVGNCANSLIQGVTYYKHADETESVPGLMHVRFGQYHVGDIEFVAAFDVDAAKVGADLADAIWASENNTLKFADVAPTGVTVQRGPTLDGLGEYYVEMIDESEASPVDVVAALRESGADVLVCYLPVGSEEAAKFYAQAALDAGVGFVNAIPVFIASDPEWAAKFVAAGLPIVGDDIKSQVGATITHRVLARLLESRGIQLDHTYQLNVGGNMDFKNMLERRRLNSKKISKTQSVTSNIDIDLPAGDVHIGPSDHVPWLDDRKFAFVRLEGHGFGGAPMSLEYKLEVWDSPNSAGVIIDAVRAAKVALDAGLGGPVEPAAAYFMKSPPVQMPDDVARAELEAFIAKNTPAS; encoded by the coding sequence ATGAGCATCAAGGTCGCGATCGCGGGCGTCGGTAACTGCGCGAACTCTCTGATCCAGGGGGTGACGTACTACAAGCACGCCGACGAGACCGAGTCGGTGCCCGGCCTGATGCACGTGCGCTTCGGTCAGTACCACGTGGGGGACATCGAGTTCGTGGCGGCGTTCGACGTCGACGCGGCCAAGGTGGGGGCCGACCTGGCCGACGCCATCTGGGCCAGCGAGAACAACACGCTCAAGTTCGCCGACGTCGCGCCCACCGGTGTCACCGTGCAGCGCGGACCGACCCTCGACGGGCTCGGCGAGTACTACGTCGAGATGATCGACGAGTCGGAGGCGTCGCCGGTCGACGTCGTGGCCGCCCTCCGCGAGTCGGGCGCCGACGTGCTCGTCTGCTACCTGCCCGTCGGTTCGGAGGAGGCCGCGAAGTTCTACGCGCAGGCCGCGCTCGATGCGGGCGTGGGCTTCGTGAACGCCATCCCCGTGTTCATCGCCTCCGACCCGGAGTGGGCCGCGAAGTTCGTGGCCGCCGGGCTGCCGATCGTCGGCGACGACATCAAGAGCCAGGTCGGCGCGACCATCACGCACCGCGTGCTGGCCCGCCTGCTGGAGAGCCGCGGCATCCAGCTCGACCACACGTACCAGCTGAACGTCGGCGGCAACATGGACTTCAAGAACATGCTCGAGCGCCGCCGCCTCAACTCGAAGAAGATCTCCAAGACGCAGTCGGTCACCTCGAACATCGACATCGACCTGCCCGCCGGCGACGTGCACATCGGCCCGAGCGACCACGTGCCGTGGCTCGACGACCGCAAGTTCGCCTTCGTGCGCCTCGAGGGCCACGGCTTCGGCGGCGCCCCGATGAGCCTGGAGTACAAGCTCGAGGTGTGGGACTCACCCAACTCGGCCGGCGTCATCATCGACGCCGTGCGCGCCGCGAAGGTGGCGCTGGATGCCGGCCTCGGCGGCCCGGTCGAGCCCGCTGCCGCCTACTTCATGAAGTCGCCGCCGGTGCAGATGCCCGACGACGTGGCGCGCGCCGAGCTCGAGGCGTTCATCGCGAAGAACACGCCGGCTTCTTAG
- a CDS encoding CCA tRNA nucleotidyltransferase: protein MQSVQQSLEFLATLAGEGPVAKLAAAFSAAGHELALVGGPVRDAFLGRPITDLDFTTDAHPDEILAIVTPISQAQWDVGRAFGTIAARIDGESVEITTYRSDEYDHTTRKPAVEFGDSLEGDLLRRDFTVNAMALRLPSLTLIDPSGGMEDLIAGVLRTPGTPEVSFGDDPLRMLRAIRFTAQLGFTVAVDTAVAITEMKDSIGIVSVERVNDELSKLLKTDAPRRGVELLVESGLAEIVLPEVPALQLESDEHHHHKDVYQHSLTVLEQAIDLEKSRGRLSSPDLVVRLAALLHDIGKPATKRNEPGGQVSFHHHDVVGAKLARKRLRALRFDNDTIAAVSRLIELHLRFFGYTDGAWTDSAVRRYVRDAGDQLERLHILTRADVTTRNRRKADQLAFAYDDLEARIATLAAQEEIDSVRPDLDGEQIMRILNLKPGREVGEARAFLLELRLDEGPLGEEEATRRLETWWHAGARGIASQSRDASAD, encoded by the coding sequence GTGCAGTCCGTTCAGCAGTCCCTGGAATTCCTCGCGACGCTCGCGGGCGAGGGCCCCGTGGCGAAGCTCGCCGCCGCCTTCAGTGCCGCCGGTCACGAGCTCGCCCTCGTCGGCGGGCCGGTGCGCGACGCGTTCCTCGGCCGGCCGATCACCGACCTCGACTTCACGACGGATGCGCATCCCGACGAGATCCTGGCGATCGTGACCCCCATCTCGCAGGCGCAGTGGGACGTCGGTCGCGCCTTCGGCACCATCGCCGCCCGGATCGACGGCGAGAGCGTCGAGATCACGACCTACCGCTCCGACGAGTACGACCACACCACCCGGAAGCCCGCCGTCGAGTTCGGCGACTCCCTCGAGGGCGACCTCCTGCGGCGCGACTTCACGGTGAACGCGATGGCGCTGCGCCTTCCGTCGCTGACCCTGATCGACCCCTCGGGCGGCATGGAGGACCTCATCGCCGGTGTGCTCCGCACGCCGGGCACCCCCGAGGTCTCGTTCGGCGACGATCCGCTGCGCATGCTCCGGGCCATCCGCTTCACCGCGCAGCTCGGCTTCACGGTCGCGGTCGACACCGCCGTCGCGATCACCGAGATGAAGGACTCCATCGGCATCGTCTCGGTGGAGCGGGTGAACGACGAGCTCTCGAAGCTGCTGAAGACGGATGCGCCCAGGCGTGGCGTCGAGCTGCTGGTCGAGAGCGGCCTCGCCGAGATCGTGCTGCCCGAGGTGCCCGCGCTGCAGCTCGAGAGCGACGAGCACCATCACCACAAGGACGTCTACCAGCACAGCCTCACCGTGCTCGAGCAGGCCATCGACCTCGAGAAGTCGCGCGGACGTCTCTCCTCCCCCGACCTCGTGGTGCGTCTGGCCGCGCTGCTGCATGACATCGGCAAGCCCGCGACCAAGCGCAACGAGCCGGGCGGGCAGGTGTCGTTCCACCACCACGACGTGGTCGGGGCGAAGCTGGCGCGCAAGCGGCTGCGGGCGCTGCGCTTCGACAACGACACCATCGCCGCGGTGTCCCGGCTGATCGAGCTGCACCTGCGCTTCTTCGGCTACACCGACGGGGCGTGGACCGACTCCGCCGTGCGACGCTACGTGCGCGATGCGGGCGACCAGCTCGAGCGCCTGCACATCCTGACCCGCGCCGACGTGACCACGCGCAACCGGCGCAAGGCCGATCAGCTGGCCTTCGCCTACGACGACCTCGAGGCGCGCATCGCGACTCTCGCCGCGCAGGAGGAGATCGACTCGGTGCGACCGGATCTCGACGGGGAGCAGATCATGCGCATCCTGAACCTGAAGCCGGGGCGTGAGGTCGGCGAGGCGCGGGCGTTCCTGCTCGAACTGCGGCTCGACGAGGGCCCCCTCGGCGAGGAGGAGGCCACCCGCCGGCTCGAGACCTGGTGGCACGCTGGAGCTAGGGGGATTGCATCGCAATCCCGCGACGCCAGTGCTGACTGA
- a CDS encoding DUF6049 family protein yields MTSPARRLIRVAPAIAASALIAGAVFATPFGAAATTPPPTPSTSVPTPAPTTATDDSSTPVALSLAAAGTGVVAPGADLTVTVEVTGPSSGGTISLALDDSALRSSSSLISWLDGGEAGSLVTVATAPAPTGGGTVSITVPAAQLPGGLGGAHGLQATLDGAGSAAVSARGTVVVDDGISSRADVTVIAPITSVASATGLIQPAALEAFTNDTGVLTRELDSVIGRPVTIAVDPRIIVSIRALGSTAPESAVAWLQRLESASNPVIPLSYGDSDLSGERQAGATSALQPTSFDYALDPADFTDVDPLIEPTATPTSDSPTPSASPTPAAPSVPTLEQLTDWDYASTTIAWPRAGSVTAADLPFFAASGYSASIIDSQQLTPASGDAGEALQAVATTGEQTVLAADHAVSQAVQDAVAASTDTSRGQAVGELSAALALAAETGGGTPENPTPVLAVLDRAAMNLNSIDQVVSTVQALPWSAPGSLSELLQITPTQTVSLVDAPQPDERVTRIANLLLGGQQIDSYSSVLSNPQLLSGRHRADLLTLLSNAWVANEGGWSVATDAFNEETATTLRSVQIVEGSDINLLSSSAPLPLTISNELPYPVSVIVHVTASNGRLLIDQNDVGVVVEANSRKSAQIPVTAVANGSVVLSFQLTSATGVLIANPSPVAVNVSADWETWGTVIFVVALVLLFGGGLARNILRRRKERRAAPDAAVAPPAPETAAAPEVTS; encoded by the coding sequence ATGACATCACCTGCGCGTCGACTGATTCGAGTTGCGCCCGCGATCGCAGCCAGCGCGCTGATCGCCGGTGCCGTGTTCGCGACCCCGTTCGGTGCGGCCGCGACGACACCGCCGCCGACCCCCTCGACGAGCGTCCCGACTCCGGCGCCGACCACGGCGACCGACGACTCCTCGACGCCAGTGGCGCTCTCCCTGGCCGCTGCCGGCACCGGTGTCGTCGCACCGGGCGCCGATCTCACGGTGACGGTGGAGGTGACCGGCCCTTCATCGGGCGGCACCATCTCGCTCGCCCTCGACGACAGCGCACTGCGCAGCTCCTCGTCGCTCATCAGCTGGCTCGACGGCGGCGAGGCGGGCTCGCTGGTCACCGTGGCCACCGCGCCCGCGCCGACCGGCGGCGGAACCGTGTCCATCACCGTGCCGGCCGCCCAGCTGCCCGGCGGGCTCGGGGGAGCGCACGGGCTGCAGGCCACTCTCGACGGTGCCGGGTCCGCTGCGGTCTCGGCGCGCGGCACCGTCGTCGTCGACGACGGCATCTCCTCCCGAGCCGACGTCACGGTGATCGCCCCGATCACCTCGGTCGCCAGCGCGACCGGCCTCATCCAGCCCGCCGCGCTCGAGGCGTTCACGAACGACACCGGCGTGCTCACCCGTGAGCTCGACTCGGTCATCGGCCGACCGGTCACGATCGCCGTCGACCCGCGCATCATCGTGTCGATCAGGGCCCTCGGCTCCACCGCCCCCGAGTCGGCCGTCGCCTGGCTGCAGCGCCTCGAGTCGGCGTCGAACCCGGTCATCCCGCTGAGCTACGGCGACTCCGACCTCTCCGGCGAGCGCCAGGCCGGCGCGACTTCGGCCCTCCAGCCCACCTCGTTCGACTACGCCCTCGACCCGGCCGACTTCACCGACGTCGACCCGCTGATCGAGCCGACCGCCACCCCCACCTCGGATTCGCCCACCCCCAGCGCCTCGCCGACGCCTGCCGCCCCTTCGGTGCCGACCCTCGAGCAGCTCACCGACTGGGACTACGCCTCGACGACCATCGCCTGGCCGCGCGCCGGCTCGGTGACCGCGGCCGACCTGCCCTTCTTCGCCGCATCCGGCTACTCGGCCAGCATCATCGACTCGCAGCAGCTCACCCCCGCCTCGGGCGACGCCGGCGAAGCCCTGCAGGCCGTGGCGACCACAGGGGAGCAGACCGTGCTGGCCGCCGACCACGCGGTCTCGCAGGCGGTTCAGGATGCGGTGGCCGCCTCGACCGACACCTCACGCGGCCAGGCGGTCGGCGAGCTCAGTGCGGCACTCGCCCTCGCCGCCGAGACCGGCGGCGGCACCCCCGAGAACCCCACCCCCGTGCTCGCGGTGCTCGACCGGGCCGCGATGAACCTGAACAGCATCGACCAGGTCGTCTCGACCGTTCAGGCGCTGCCGTGGAGCGCCCCGGGATCGCTCTCGGAGCTGCTGCAGATCACGCCCACCCAGACGGTGTCGCTCGTCGACGCCCCGCAGCCTGACGAGCGGGTCACCCGGATCGCCAACCTGCTGCTCGGTGGGCAGCAGATCGACTCCTACTCCTCGGTGCTGTCGAACCCGCAGCTGCTCTCGGGCCGGCACCGCGCCGATCTTCTCACCCTCCTGTCGAACGCCTGGGTCGCCAACGAGGGCGGCTGGAGCGTGGCGACCGATGCGTTCAACGAGGAGACCGCCACGACGCTCCGGAGCGTTCAGATCGTCGAGGGCTCGGACATCAACCTGCTGTCGAGCTCGGCGCCATTGCCCCTCACCATCAGCAACGAACTGCCGTACCCGGTGTCGGTGATCGTGCACGTCACCGCGTCGAACGGCCGGCTGCTGATCGACCAGAACGACGTCGGCGTGGTGGTGGAGGCGAACTCGCGGAAGAGCGCGCAGATCCCCGTGACGGCGGTGGCGAACGGTTCGGTGGTGCTGAGCTTCCAGCTCACGAGCGCGACCGGCGTGCTGATCGCGAACCCGTCGCCGGTGGCGGTGAACGTGAGCGCCGACTGGGAGACGTGGGGGACCGTGATCTTCGTCGTGGCGCTGGTGCTGTTGTTCGGCGGCGGGTTGGCGCGGAACATCCTGCGGCGGCGCAAGGAGCGGCGTGCTGCGCCCGACGCGGCTGTTGCGCCTCCTGCGCCTGAGACGGCTGCTGCGCCTGAGGTGACCTCGTGA